In one window of Lampris incognitus isolate fLamInc1 chromosome 3, fLamInc1.hap2, whole genome shotgun sequence DNA:
- the ccn1 gene encoding CCN family member 1: MLMLTVTVILTGTFNLVLSSSSCPSVCECPLEVPQCAPGVSLVLDGCGCCKVCARQLNEDCSLSEPCDHTKGLECNFGASFTATTRGICRAKSEGRPCEYNSRIYQNGESFQPNCKHQCTCIDGAVGCVPLCPQELSLPNLGCANPRLVKVAGQCCEEWVCDDGKETDILEKLFGKDTLTDESERDLTNRNELIAMVKGGLKSLPAFRVQPESQMFDRQKCIVQTTPWSQCSKTCGTGISTRVTNNNSECKLVKETRICEVRPCTQSPYSSLKKGKKCSRTKKSSQPVKFTYAGCHSLKKYRPKYCGACVDGRCCSPHDTRTIRVKFRCEDGETFNKNVMMIESCKCTYNCPHANEASYPFYRLSNDIHKFRD, encoded by the exons ATGCTGATGCTCACCGTCACCGTTATTCTCACTGGGACGTTCAACTTG GTCCTCTCCTCTTCATCTTGCCCCTCCGTGTGCGAGTGCCCCCTGGAAGTGCCCCAGTGCGCTCCGGGTGTCAGCCTGGTGCTGGACGGCTGCGGCTGCTGCAAGGTCTGCGCCAGGCAGCTGAACGAGGACTGCAGCCTGAGCGAGCCTTGCGATCACACCAAAGGGCTGGAGTGTAACTTCGGGGCCAGCTTCACGGCGACCACCCGTGGGATTTGCCGAG CTAAGTCAGAAGGCAGACCATGCGAGTACAACAGCCGGATTTACCAGAACGGCGAGAGCTTCCAGCCCAACTGTAAACACCAGTGCACGTGCATCGATGGGGCGGTGGGCTGTGTCCCACTGTGCCCGCAGGAGCTCTCCCTCCCCAACCTGGGCTGTGCCAACCCCAGGCTGGTCAAGGTAGCGGGCCAGTGCTGCGAGGAGTGGGTGTGCGATGATGGCAAGGAGACAGACATCCTGGAGAAGCTCTTTGGCAAAGACACACTGACAGACGAGTCAGAAAGAGACCTCACCAACAGAAACGAACTCATTGCCATGGTCAAGGGTGGACTCAAGTCTTTACCTG CATTCAGAGTGCAGCCTGAAAGCCAGATGTTTGACAGGCAGAAGTGCATTGTCCAAACCACACCCTGGTCCCAGTGCTCCAAGACCTGTGGGACAGGAATCTCCACGAGAGTCACTAACAACAACAGCGAGTGCAAGCTGGTCAAAGAGACAAGAATCTGTGAAGTGCGACCATGCACCCAGTCACCTTACTCCAGTCTGAAG AAAGGAAAGAAGTGCAGCAGGACCAAGAAGTCCAGCCAGCCAGTCAAGTTCACCTATGCTGGGTGCCACAGCCTGAAGAAGTACAGGCCCAAGTACTGCGGCGCCTGCGTGGATGGACGCTGCTGCAGCCCCCACGACACCAGAACCATCCGTGTCAAGTTCCGCTGCGAGGACGGCGAGACCTTCAACAAGAACGTCATGATGATCGAGTCCTGCAAGTGCACCTACAACTGCCCCCATGCCAACGAAGCCTCCTACCCCTTCTACCGCCTCTCCAACGACATCCACAAGTTCAGAGACTGA